The Arachis duranensis cultivar V14167 chromosome 2, aradu.V14167.gnm2.J7QH, whole genome shotgun sequence genome has a window encoding:
- the LOC107472962 gene encoding F-box/kelch-repeat protein At3g61590, with product MAGETSWVSHFYDDSRREIRDWDSFSEVGEEGDKEVAAVSVDSILPDELVERILAYLPVASIFRAGSVCKRWYEIVTSGRFLWNLSHVLPQKPWYFMFTNSDEPTGYAYDPILRKWYNIELPCIDNSNWFIASSHGLVCFMDNGSRSELCMCNPITKRCRKLQEPSGFPFSDYSALAMSVNRESHKYTVAIVKSRQVPDNFFMWDISIHLYNSENATWATALTEILLGWRGGDESVICNGVLYFLVYSTGGGIPDSRHALISYNISNRSSQGSLRRNFIPVPCSLTCGRLMNLKEKLVMVGGIGKQDRPDIIKGIGIWVLNDQKWEEIVRMPHKYFQGFGELDDVFASSGTDDIIYIQSYGSPALLTYDMNIKQWKWSQKCPVLKRFPLQLFTGFCFEPRLEISP from the coding sequence ATGGCGGGAGAAACATCATGGGTCAGTCACTTCTACGATGACTCGCGAAGGGAGATTAGGGACTGGGATTCATTTTCAGAAGTTGGCGAGGAAGGTGACAAAGAAGTAGCAGCTGTTTCTGTGGACAGCATTTTGCCGGACGAATTGGTGGAACGGATCTTAGCCTATCTGCCGGTTGCTAGCATTTTCAGAGCTGGTTCTGTGTGCAAAAGATGGTATGAGATCGTCACTTCCGGACGGTTTTTATGGAACCTGTCCCATGTGCTACCACAGAAACCTTGGTACTTCATGTTCACTAATTCTGATGAACCAACTGGTTATGCTTATGATCCCATCCTTCGGAAATGGTATAACATTGAACTACCCTGCATCGACAATTCTAACTGGTTCATTGCTTCGTCGCATGGTTTAGTTTGCTTCATGGACAATGGAAGCAGAAGCGAATTGTGCATGTGTAACCCCATTACTAAAAGATGCAGGAAGCTCCAGGAGCCTTCGGGTTTTCCCTTTTCTGATTACAGTGCATTAGCAATGTCTGTCAACCGGGAATCCCACAAATATACTGTAGCAATTGTAAAATCTAGGCAAGTCCCGGATAACTTTTTCATGTGGGATATCTCGATTCATTTATACAATTCAGAGAATGCGACCTGGGCAACGGCTTTAACTGAGATTTTGCTGGGGTGGAGAGGTGGCGATGAGAGTGTGATATGCAATGGCGTGCTTTACTTTTTAGTTTACTCAACTGGGGGTGGCATACCGGACAGTCGTCATGCTCTTATCTCATATAACATCTCCAACCGATCTTCGCAAGGCAGCTTGAGAAGGAACTTCATTCCGGTTCCTTGCTCTCTAACGTGCGGCCGTCTGATgaatctgaaggagaagcttgtAATGGTGGGAGGGATCGGTAAGCAAGATCGTCCCGACATCATTAAAGGAATTGGAATCTGGGTTCTAAATGATCAGAAGTGGGAAGAGATTGTTCGAATGCCCCACAAATACTTCCAAGGCTTCGGCGAGTTGGATGATGTTTTCGCGAGCAGTGGAACGGACGATATAATCTACATTCAAAGTTATGGATCTCCAGCACTTCTGACATACGACATGaacattaaacaatggaaatgGTCACAGAAATGCCCTGTTTTGAAGAGGTTCCCGCTGCAGCTCTTCACTGGTTTTTGCTTTGAGCCTAGGCTTGAAATATCTCCATAG